In one window of Meleagris gallopavo isolate NT-WF06-2002-E0010 breed Aviagen turkey brand Nicholas breeding stock chromosome 12, Turkey_5.1, whole genome shotgun sequence DNA:
- the KIF23 gene encoding kinesin-like protein KIF23 isoform X11, whose product MTGSPGDGGLLPRCLAMIFNSIGPFQAKRFVFKLDDKNGVDVQCEVDALLERQKRDAMPVPKTPSGKRQIDPEFADMINVQDHCKVEEVDEDNVYSVFVSYIEIYNNYIYDLLEETPFDLIKPKWNNCNTPVRNGDFIPPQSKILREDQNHNMYVTGCTEVEVKSTEEAFEVFWKGQKKRRIANTQLNRESSRSHGVFMIKLAQAPLDADGDNVLQEKEQITLSQLSLVDLAGSERTNRTKAEGNRLREAGNINQSLMTLRTCIEVLRENQMYGTNKMVPYRDSKLTHLFKNYFDGEGKVRMIVCVNPKAEDYEESLQVMRFAEMTQEVEVARPVDRPLCGLTPGRRFRNQAFREELARKLEIRGGPINGGKQENAVFTAETEEQSASEIFLQNFPPLPSCELLDINDDQTLPRLTEVLEERHKLRQKLSEEFAKNVLTFKTVLRELDSNVMSKENYVQGKLSEKEKIITGQKTELERLEKKIKTLEYKIEILEKTATIYEEDKRHLQQELESKSQKLQRQASDKRRLEARLQGMVAETTMKWEKECERRVAAKQLEMQNKLWVKDEKLKQLKAIVTEPKSEKPERPSRERDREKPIQRSVSPPPVPPSGNFITQVPNSQQLVSNQQVHRRSNSCSSISVASCVMEWEQKTPSHKHTGGNSKTRTRQQEPGQSRDCNTSDRRRGMCWTGITEVPKRRDELEIEEDQCCRNAPPVRLRHRRSRSAGERWVDHKPPSNLPTDTVMQPHVPHAITVAAASEKALAKCDKYMLTHQELASDGEIETKLIKGDVFKTRGGGQAVQFTEIETLKQESPTGRKRRSSPSNADPPEDAADSEWTDVETRCSVAVEMRAGSALGPGYQHHAQPKRRKP is encoded by the exons TTGCTGATATGATCAACGTGCAAGATCACTGCAAAGTGGAAGAAGTTGATGAAGATAATGTCTACAGTGTCTTTGTCTCCTACATCGAGATCTACAACAACTACATTTATGACCTCCTGGAAGAGACTCCATTTGACCTGATAAAACCCAA GTGGAACAATTGCAACACTCCAGTGCGAAACGGTGACTTTAT ACCTCCACAATCCAAAATACTTCGTGAGGACCAGAATCACAACATGTATGTCACAGGATGCACGGAAGTAGAGGTGAAATCCACAGAGGAAGCTTTTGAAGTCTTTTGGAAAG GGCAGAAGAAGAGGCGCATTGCAAACACTCAGCTGAACCGAGAATCTAGTCGGTCTCATGGAGTTTTCATGATCAAGTTGGCTCAGGCACCTCTGGATGCAGACGGAGATAATGTGCTGCAG GAGAAGGAACAGATTACTTTAAGCCAGCTGTCCTTAGTTGATCTAGCTGGAAGTGAAAGGACTAATAGAACAAAAGCTGAAGGGAACAGGTTGCGGGAAGCAG gtaATATTAATCAGTCATTAATGACGCTAAGAACATGTATTGAAGTTCTGCGGGAAAACCAGATGTATGGAACAAATAAG aTGGTGCCCTACAGAGATTCCAAACTGACTCATCTCTTCAAGAACTATTTTGATGGCGAAGGGAAAGTGCGTATGATTGTATGTGTTAATCCTAAAGCAGAGGACTATGAAGAAAGCCTG CAAGTCATGCGTTTTGCAGAGATGACGCAGGAGGTGGAGGTTGCAAGGCCTGTCGACAGACCACTGTGTGGTTTGACACCAGGACGACGCTTCAGGAATCAGGCCTTCAGAGAGGAGCTGGCCAGGAAACTGGAGATTCGAGGTGGTCCAATTAATGGAGGTAAACAGGAGAATGCAGTGTTCACAGCAg aaacagaagagcaatctgcttcagaaatatttttgcagaacTTTCCTCCCTTGCCTTCGTGTGAGCTATTGGATATTAATGATGATCAAACGCTTCCAAGGCTTACTGAAGTCCTGGAAGAACGCCATAAACTACGACAAAAGTTGTCAGAGGAGTTTGCCAAAAATG TGCTTACATTTAAAACTGTGCTACGAGAACTGGATTCCAACGTTATGTCCAAAGAAAACTATGTTCAAGGAAAGTTgtctgagaaagagaaaataataacaggacagaaaacagagttagaacgcctggagaagaaaattaaaactttgGAATACAAG ATTGAGATTTTAGAGAAAACTGCTACAATTTATGAAGAAGATAAGCGTCATCTTCAGCAGGAACTAGAGAGCAAGAGCCAGAAACTGCAACGTCAGGCTTCTGACAAGCGTAGGTTGGAGGCCCGGCTGCAAGGCATGGTTGCTGAAACAACCATGAAATGGGAGAAGGAGTGT GAGCGTCGTGTAGCAGCAAAACAGCTGGAAATGCAGAACAAACTTTGGGtcaaagatgaaaaactgaagcagCTGAAGGCCATTGTTACTGAACCAAAGAGTGAAAAGCCAGAGAGGCCTTCACgggagagagacagagagaagcCTATTCAGAGATCAGTCTCTCCACCACCAGTACCT CCTTCTGGTAACTTTATTACTCAGGTTCCTAACAGCCAGCAGCTCGTGAGCAACCAGCAGGTGCACAGACGTTCAAATTCTTGTAGCAGCATTTCTGTGGCTTCCTGTGTTATGGAATGGGAGCAGAAAACCCCTTCACACAAGCATACCGGTGGCAATTCTAAAACAAGGACTAGACAACAAGAACCAGGACAAAGTAGAGACTGTAACACCTCAGACAGAAGGCGAGGGATGTGCTGGACTGGAATCACTGAGGTTCCCAAACGTAGAGATGAGCTAGAAATAGAAGAGGATCAATGCTGCAGG AATGCACCTCCAGTTCGTCTCAGACACAGACGGTCGCGCTCAGCTGGGGAGAGATGGGTAGATCATAAGCCACCTTCTAATCTGCCCACTGACACAGTCATGCAGCCGCATGTCCCTCATGCCATCACAGTAGCAGCTGCAAGTGAAAAGGCACTAGCTAAGTGTGACAAGTACATGCTGACGCACCAGGAGCTAGCCTCTGATGGGGAGATTGAAACAAAACTAATTAAG GGTGATGTTTTCAAAACCAGAGGTGGTGGACAGGCTGTGCAGTTCACAGAGATAGAGACTCTAAAGCAAGAATCTCCAACTGG TCGAAAGCGAAGATCATCGCCTTCCAATGCTGATCCACCAGAGGATGCTGCAGACTCTGAATGGACTGATGTGGAAACCAGA TGTTCTGTGGCAGTGGAAATGAGGGCGGGATCTGCCCTTGGACCTGGATATCAGCATCATGCTCAGCCCAA gcGAAGAAAGCCATGA